From the Thermococcus guaymasensis DSM 11113 genome, one window contains:
- a CDS encoding AMP phosphorylase — MRARVKILDVFSGRYSVFISEEEAKKAKLHPDDLVKVESGKKTIYGSLVISNLVGSGEIGVSKDVLQLHSLSEGEVVTVTPVGTPESVRYIKKKMHGEKLRKVEIEAIVRDIVDRKLRDIEISSFVTALEINGLDMDEIAALTVAMAETGDMLDIDRKPIMDVHSIGGVPGNKTNILVVPIVAAAGLTIPKTSSRAITSAAGTADVVEVFANVSFSLDEIKRIVEKVGACLVWGGALNLAPADDITIKSERALSVDPPGLMLASIMSKKYAMGSQYVLIDIPTGKGVKVETMEEARSLARDFIELGKRLGQYVEVAITYGGQPIGHTVGPALEAREALSALMTGKGPGSLIEKATGLAGILLEMGGVAPAGMGKKMAKEILESGKAWEKMKEIIEEQGGDPNIKPEDIPIGDKTYTFTAPTSGYVTWIDNRAITGIARAAGAPEDKGAGLELYVKVGEKVKEGDPLFTIHAESEARLDQAIVFARRTEPIRIEGMVLQRIGNI, encoded by the coding sequence ATGAGGGCAAGGGTTAAGATATTGGACGTCTTCAGCGGCAGGTATTCAGTCTTCATAAGCGAAGAAGAAGCAAAGAAGGCAAAGCTGCACCCAGATGACCTCGTCAAAGTGGAGTCAGGGAAAAAGACGATCTACGGAAGCCTTGTCATAAGCAACCTGGTTGGATCCGGTGAGATCGGAGTAAGCAAAGACGTTCTCCAGCTCCACAGCCTCTCAGAGGGCGAAGTCGTCACGGTCACGCCGGTTGGCACCCCTGAGAGTGTCAGGTACATCAAGAAGAAAATGCACGGCGAAAAGCTCCGCAAAGTCGAGATCGAAGCCATAGTCAGAGACATCGTTGACAGAAAGCTCAGGGACATTGAGATAAGCTCCTTCGTGACCGCACTGGAGATAAACGGCCTCGACATGGACGAGATAGCTGCCTTGACAGTAGCAATGGCTGAAACGGGGGACATGCTCGACATCGACAGGAAGCCAATCATGGACGTCCACAGCATCGGTGGCGTTCCCGGCAACAAGACCAACATCCTCGTGGTTCCGATAGTTGCGGCGGCGGGCCTCACCATTCCAAAAACGAGCTCAAGGGCAATAACCAGCGCCGCCGGAACGGCCGATGTTGTGGAGGTCTTCGCCAACGTCAGCTTCTCGCTCGACGAGATCAAGAGGATAGTTGAGAAAGTTGGAGCCTGCCTCGTCTGGGGTGGTGCACTTAACCTCGCGCCGGCCGATGATATAACAATAAAATCCGAACGCGCCCTAAGCGTTGACCCACCGGGGCTGATGCTTGCGAGCATAATGTCCAAGAAGTACGCGATGGGCAGCCAGTACGTTCTTATCGACATACCCACCGGCAAGGGCGTCAAGGTCGAGACCATGGAAGAGGCAAGATCCCTCGCGAGGGACTTCATAGAGCTTGGAAAGAGGCTCGGCCAGTACGTGGAGGTTGCCATAACCTACGGCGGCCAGCCTATTGGGCACACTGTCGGGCCTGCCCTTGAGGCCAGGGAAGCCCTCTCCGCCCTGATGACGGGAAAAGGGCCTGGAAGCCTCATAGAGAAGGCCACAGGTTTGGCCGGAATCCTGCTTGAGATGGGAGGAGTTGCTCCAGCCGGGATGGGCAAGAAGATGGCCAAAGAAATCCTTGAGAGCGGAAAGGCGTGGGAGAAGATGAAAGAGATCATTGAGGAGCAGGGCGGCGATCCAAACATCAAACCCGAAGACATACCGATAGGGGACAAGACGTACACATTCACCGCACCCACAAGTGGTTATGTTACCTGGATAGATAACAGGGCAATAACTGGTATCGCAAGGGCCGCTGGAGCACCTGAGGACAAAGGCGCGGGTCTGGAGCTCTACGTCAAGGTCGGCGAGAAGGTCAAGGAAGGCGACCCGCTATTCACGATCCACGCCGAGAGCGAGGCCAGACTCGATCAGGCAATAGTCTTCGCCCGCAGGACAGAACCCATCCGGATCGAAGGAATGGTTCTCCAGCGAATCGGGAACATCTGA
- a CDS encoding LSm family protein yields MSGEGKQYLLDRTLERWKGKRVAVGIGSETSFSGILADFDEEVILLRDVTDYTGNRTKELIAKIDDINWITLL; encoded by the coding sequence ATGAGCGGAGAGGGAAAGCAGTACCTCCTCGACAGAACTCTGGAGAGATGGAAGGGGAAGCGGGTTGCCGTTGGAATCGGCAGCGAGACCAGCTTTTCTGGAATTCTGGCGGACTTCGATGAGGAGGTAATCCTGCTGAGGGACGTGACGGACTACACAGGAAACCGGACGAAGGAACTCATAGCGAAGATCGACGACATAAACTGGATAACCCTGCTCTGA
- the mobB gene encoding molybdopterin-guanine dinucleotide biosynthesis protein B, producing MRAVAFVGFKKSGKTTTVEAVARVLKERGYRVAIAKSMHADFDREGSDTWRFSKVADEVIVRAHDTNALLFKAKDINALFSMVSADFLLLEGFKSIQHVPKVICARNKEDVRELNDGLAIAVSGVIASSDVDEIDGLPVIDATKEPNRLADLVKERAFMLPNIDCGLCGFKCSEMARMIVRGEKTIKDCVVLSSKPKVTVKIDGQVLPMKDWVQELVEKTIKGMLSAMKGYREGRRIEIVIKED from the coding sequence GTGAGAGCAGTTGCCTTCGTTGGCTTTAAAAAAAGCGGTAAAACGACAACCGTTGAGGCGGTCGCTAGAGTCCTCAAGGAGCGTGGCTACCGCGTCGCGATAGCAAAGAGCATGCACGCGGACTTTGACAGGGAGGGCAGCGACACTTGGAGGTTCTCAAAAGTGGCCGATGAGGTCATAGTCAGGGCACACGACACCAATGCACTCCTCTTCAAGGCGAAAGACATAAACGCGCTTTTCTCTATGGTTTCAGCAGATTTCCTCCTCCTTGAGGGGTTTAAATCTATCCAGCACGTTCCCAAGGTGATATGTGCGAGGAACAAAGAAGATGTAAGAGAACTCAATGACGGTCTCGCCATCGCGGTTAGTGGGGTCATTGCGTCAAGTGACGTTGATGAAATAGACGGCCTTCCAGTTATTGACGCAACTAAAGAGCCTAACAGACTCGCCGATCTCGTAAAGGAGAGAGCATTCATGCTCCCCAACATTGACTGTGGCCTCTGTGGTTTTAAGTGCTCAGAGATGGCAAGGATGATCGTCAGGGGTGAAAAGACCATTAAAGACTGCGTTGTCCTCAGCTCGAAGCCTAAAGTTACCGTAAAAATAGACGGTCAGGTTCTCCCGATGAAAGACTGGGTGCAAGAGCTGGTCGAGAAGACGATAAAAGGCATGCTCTCGGCGATGAAAGGCTACCGCGAGGGTAGGAGAATAGAGATTGTGATTAAGGAAGATTGA
- a CDS encoding antitoxin family protein has translation METVEAVYEGGVLKPLKKVNLREGERVTVVIKRDVLKLAGSVKRAITMEELEEAYHEYVLHRGKGLS, from the coding sequence ATGGAGACCGTAGAGGCTGTTTATGAAGGGGGTGTCTTGAAGCCCCTAAAAAAAGTGAATCTCAGAGAGGGAGAGAGGGTAACCGTCGTTATAAAAAGAGACGTTTTGAAGCTCGCTGGGAGCGTTAAGAGGGCTATTACCATGGAAGAGCTGGAGGAGGCATACCATGAGTACGTTCTCCACAGGGGAAAGGGTCTTTCTTGA
- a CDS encoding NAD(P)/FAD-dependent oxidoreductase has translation MKTKVAIIGAGISGASIARVLSRYENLEVHLIEKAPDVGWGVSKANTALIHGGYDDDPEKYPMRAKLCIGGNRLWHQWVKELEIPHVWNGALIVALKEEDFDELEKLLERGRQNGVPEMRIVDREEVFHLEPNLTREAIGALWVPIVGQIGPIPAVIAITENAVANGVKTHLETEVRGIKVENGEVKGVETNNGFIEADIVINAAGLYADEIARIAGIDYFEIHPRKGEYWLFDDTVPGPRRVLFPTPTPISKGIVVTTEVSGHLMIGPNAQDLPPEEKDNLATTREGLKEVWEGAKKLWPQLPPRSRVIRTFAGLRPEPTGGDFIIKAEEEVWGFINVAGIRSPGLTSAPAIAYEVAEIIKRDLGIELREKSKWNPYRKEITHFFMMTPEQANEAVTKNPAYGKIVCRCNNVSEGDILEAIERMKFIGVKTPSVDSVKFRTKATTGTCQGSFCRPKIIQLLAREYGVEPWKVTLKGKGSEIGIGDVKALLRGEEA, from the coding sequence ATGAAGACGAAAGTCGCCATAATAGGCGCGGGTATTAGCGGTGCGAGCATAGCGAGGGTTCTCAGCAGGTACGAGAACCTCGAAGTCCATCTGATAGAGAAAGCCCCGGACGTCGGCTGGGGCGTGAGCAAGGCCAACACGGCTCTAATCCACGGCGGCTACGACGACGACCCCGAGAAGTACCCGATGAGGGCGAAACTGTGCATAGGGGGAAACAGGCTCTGGCACCAGTGGGTCAAGGAACTTGAGATCCCACACGTCTGGAACGGGGCTCTGATAGTCGCTTTGAAGGAAGAGGACTTCGACGAGCTTGAGAAACTCCTTGAGCGCGGGAGGCAGAACGGCGTCCCGGAGATGAGGATCGTTGACCGGGAGGAGGTCTTCCACCTGGAGCCGAACCTCACGAGGGAAGCAATCGGTGCCCTCTGGGTTCCGATAGTGGGACAGATCGGGCCGATTCCAGCGGTCATTGCCATAACCGAAAACGCGGTGGCGAACGGGGTTAAGACCCACCTTGAGACAGAGGTCAGGGGGATAAAGGTCGAGAACGGCGAGGTTAAGGGTGTTGAAACAAACAACGGCTTCATTGAGGCTGACATCGTCATCAACGCCGCGGGCCTCTACGCCGACGAGATAGCTAGAATAGCGGGCATAGATTATTTCGAGATTCACCCGAGGAAGGGCGAGTACTGGCTCTTTGACGACACCGTTCCCGGGCCGAGGCGCGTCCTCTTCCCGACGCCGACGCCGATAAGCAAGGGTATCGTCGTCACGACCGAGGTTTCCGGGCACCTTATGATTGGACCAAACGCCCAGGATTTACCGCCCGAGGAGAAGGACAACCTCGCGACAACCAGAGAGGGCCTCAAAGAGGTCTGGGAAGGGGCGAAGAAGCTCTGGCCCCAGCTCCCGCCGAGGAGCAGGGTCATCAGGACGTTTGCTGGCTTAAGGCCAGAGCCGACGGGAGGGGACTTCATAATCAAAGCCGAGGAAGAGGTCTGGGGCTTCATTAACGTCGCCGGAATACGCTCACCCGGCCTGACGAGCGCTCCTGCAATAGCCTACGAGGTAGCGGAGATTATAAAGCGCGACCTCGGGATCGAGCTGAGGGAGAAGTCAAAGTGGAACCCCTACAGGAAGGAGATTACCCACTTCTTCATGATGACTCCTGAGCAGGCGAACGAGGCCGTAACGAAGAACCCCGCCTATGGAAAAATCGTCTGCAGGTGCAACAACGTCAGCGAGGGGGACATTCTGGAGGCCATCGAGAGGATGAAGTTCATCGGCGTTAAAACACCGAGCGTGGATTCTGTCAAGTTCAGGACAAAGGCCACAACCGGAACCTGTCAGGGAAGCTTCTGCAGGCCGAAGATAATACAGCTCCTAGCCAGGGAGTACGGCGTCGAGCCGTGGAAGGTCACGCTGAAGGGTAAGGGAAGCGAGATTGGAATAGGAGACGTCAAGGCCCTTCTCAGGGGGGAGGAAGCATGA
- a CDS encoding NAD(P)/FAD-dependent oxidoreductase — MEPFPQIPMLSYDVVVIGGGPAGMAAAVRAKELGLNVLLLDENDYLGGILPQCIHPGFGLHYYKEELTGPEFASRLARKLVELGVEYKTAARVLEIKNYSDLEKVVIFTSPTGVYQVWAKAIIYAAGARERHAFEIGIVGDRVSGIYTAGEAQTLMDIYGILPGKEVVIVGSGDVGLIMARRFALEGAKVKAVVELMPYPGGLARNVMILRDFDIPLYLSHKVVEVRGKGRVERVKVVRVDENLNEIPGSEFWISCDTLIISAGLVPNVKKLEAIGVEIDPATGGPVVNDRLETSVPGIFVAGNSLLINDLVDYVAEQGELAAEGAKEFIENGGIESRKWIKVEKGENVRLIAPHYLSGDRDVYLYLRVARPMEDVELRIPEIGRKMRLPVVKPAEMLRVKLKAEEIKNAERLTVEVVEA; from the coding sequence ATGGAGCCGTTCCCCCAGATTCCGATGCTGAGCTACGACGTCGTTGTAATAGGCGGCGGACCTGCTGGAATGGCCGCCGCGGTGAGGGCTAAGGAGCTCGGCCTTAACGTCCTTTTACTCGATGAGAATGACTATCTCGGCGGAATACTCCCCCAGTGCATTCACCCAGGATTCGGGCTTCACTACTACAAGGAGGAGCTGACCGGGCCTGAGTTTGCCTCGCGTCTCGCCAGGAAGCTTGTCGAGCTGGGCGTTGAGTATAAAACGGCCGCGAGGGTTCTGGAAATAAAGAACTACTCCGACCTAGAAAAGGTTGTAATATTCACCTCGCCGACTGGAGTCTACCAGGTCTGGGCTAAGGCCATTATTTATGCGGCGGGAGCTCGCGAAAGACACGCCTTCGAGATTGGAATCGTCGGCGACAGGGTTTCGGGAATCTACACGGCAGGAGAGGCCCAGACGCTGATGGACATCTACGGGATACTGCCCGGCAAAGAGGTCGTCATCGTCGGCTCTGGAGACGTTGGGCTGATAATGGCGCGTCGCTTTGCCCTCGAAGGCGCGAAGGTCAAGGCCGTTGTCGAGCTGATGCCCTATCCCGGAGGACTGGCGAGAAACGTGATGATTCTCAGGGACTTTGATATTCCTCTCTACCTGAGCCACAAGGTCGTGGAAGTCCGCGGAAAGGGCCGCGTTGAGAGGGTAAAGGTTGTCAGGGTCGACGAAAACCTCAACGAAATTCCCGGAAGCGAGTTCTGGATAAGCTGTGACACTCTGATTATCTCCGCCGGTCTCGTCCCGAACGTTAAGAAGCTGGAAGCAATAGGGGTCGAGATTGACCCCGCGACCGGCGGACCGGTCGTGAACGACAGGCTTGAAACCAGCGTCCCCGGAATCTTCGTTGCCGGGAACTCGCTCCTGATAAACGACCTCGTTGACTACGTCGCAGAGCAGGGTGAATTAGCGGCGGAGGGAGCCAAAGAGTTCATCGAGAACGGCGGAATAGAGAGCAGGAAATGGATTAAAGTGGAGAAAGGCGAGAACGTCCGCCTGATTGCGCCCCACTACCTAAGCGGGGACAGAGACGTTTACCTCTATCTCCGCGTTGCCAGGCCGATGGAGGACGTTGAGCTCAGGATTCCAGAGATAGGCAGGAAGATGAGGCTCCCTGTCGTCAAGCCGGCGGAGATGCTCAGGGTAAAGCTGAAGGCAGAGGAAATCAAAAATGCCGAGAGGCTCACAGTGGAGGTGGTGGAGGCATGA
- a CDS encoding DUF1667 domain-containing protein encodes MTTYRFTCIVCPLGCSIEVEVENGEVKGVKGCRCPRGKEWAIQEVTNPKRVVMSVVPVEGGALPTVSVKTAEPVPKEKIPELMKFLANLKLKAPVKVGETVAEWEGIKIVATRGA; translated from the coding sequence ATGACGACCTACCGCTTCACCTGCATCGTCTGCCCCCTTGGCTGTTCAATCGAGGTCGAGGTGGAAAACGGGGAGGTGAAGGGGGTCAAGGGATGCAGGTGTCCACGCGGTAAGGAGTGGGCGATTCAGGAGGTTACAAACCCGAAGAGGGTCGTGATGAGCGTCGTGCCGGTGGAAGGAGGGGCTTTGCCTACCGTGAGCGTCAAGACTGCCGAGCCCGTTCCAAAGGAGAAGATACCGGAGCTCATGAAGTTTCTGGCGAATCTGAAGCTCAAGGCGCCGGTGAAGGTCGGAGAAACGGTGGCCGAGTGGGAAGGAATAAAAATAGTGGCTACGAGGGGGGCCTAG